ATCTCCCACTCGCGTGCCAATAGTCCAAAGTACCAAATCGACAGGATAAGTGCGCTGCTGATCTTGATGAACGAGGGTGATAAAATTAGGCTCAACAGATTCAACTGTTGTTGAAAGCTCCAACTGTACACCTCGCCTTTTCAAAGCTTTGAGCGCAGCTTTTCGACTAGAATCGGCAAAATATTTCAGAATTTTATCGCCTCGGTTAATTAGCAGCAACCGCCCTCGTTCTTTTAAGCGATCCGCGATTTTGCAGGCTAATTCCACCCCATTTGGGCCGGCACCCACAACTGCCACCCGAATTTGTGACAAATCACTCGATTCTAACAATCGCAACTGTTCCTTAAGTCGGTTAACATCCGCTAAACTACGGAAAGGTAGAGCATTGCCGGCAGCACCCGGAACCACATCCAACAGCGTTTCCTTGCCAATTCCAATCACCAGCCGGTCATAACTCAAAACTTTCCCACCAGAGAGCATCACCTGGCGCATATCCAGATCGACACTTTCAACGGTTCCTTGTTCATAATGAATATCAGTGCCGGCTAAAAGTTTGGCAAAACGGGGCGCGATCTGCCACGTTTGCAATTCCCCAGTCACCAACTCATAAAGCAACGGCGTGAATAAAAAATGATCTCTGCGCTCAACCAAAGTAATTTGAGGTCTTGTCTGCCAGCGGTAACGACTCAGATACAAAGCTGTGTAAAGACCACCAAACCCCCCACCAAGAATACAAATCTGACTCGGACTTTGACTCATGGCACTAAACCGCCTGTCTACAAATGCGAGCTGAAAAAACCATTCAGTGGCAAAAATCCATTTAATCTCTTAAAATTCTTATAATAATTTAAATCTTTATTCCTGTAAAATTTTTTCTAACAGGATAAAGATTTCTCAATTTCTGAATATCGGCCCAATTAACCGAATTTCCCAATACAACAATATCCAAAGAGGCAAAATGCAAAAATACGTTCCTTTGTTAGCACGGATACTTCTCTCAATTATCTTTATTAAAGCCGGCATCGATAAACTGTTTGATCCAGGCAGCACCGTCCAACAGATGGCATCAAAAGGAATTCCCTTACCCGGAGTGCTCATCATTCCCACCATCATCCTTTTAATTGCAGGCGGACTTTCAGTATTACTCGGCTTTAAAGCTCGTTATGGAGCATTAGGATTGATCGGCTTCTTAATTCCCACTACCTTAATTTTTCACACAAACTTTGCTGAACCTATGCAACAAATTCAGTTTCTAAAAAATTTGGGGTTGATGGGTGGTTTACTGATGGTCGTGGCATTTGGATCGGGTGCACTCAGCCTAGATGAGCGCACCGGCTCACCTGGAATCTCATCACCTTCTGAGAGATTTTAAATCGTTCTCAACAGTTTTATTCATCCTTTCCTAATCCCGGCTTCATTTCAATTTTAAACTCCTGCGTTCCAGATGATGAGCTGTCATATCCTGTACTCGGATAGCTAACGGAGCGATCTAAGCTTGAAATAGATAGGTAAGAGAATGAAGGCAAGATGAACAGTTCAAACACTCGCAACCCAGTCTTACTGATTCACGGCATTTGGGACACCAGCGCCCTTTTTAACACAATGACAGCCTACTTAACGAAGCTAGGTTGGCCGGTGTATAGCTTGGATCTAATTCCAAATAATTGTGATATTGGTCTTGATGAATTGGCTAGGCAAGTTGCAGATTACGCAGCCAATATATTTGAGCCGGCACAACCGTTTGATTTGATTGGGTTTAGCATGGGTGGAATTGTAAGCCGGTACTACGTGCAGCGGTTGGGAGGCATCAACCGAGTGCAGCGATTTATTACGATTTCTTCGCCGCATCAGGGAACTTGGCTAGCGCACAGCAGCAGGCGTCCGGGATACTTACAAATGTGTCCGAGAAGTGAATTTTTGCGAGATTTAGATCGAGATGTGAAGATGCTAGATCAGGTAAATTTCACGTCGATTTGGACACCTTTTGATTTGATGATTGTGCCGGCACACAGTTCAAAAATGCCGGTAGGGAAAGAGGTGGTGGTGCCGGTTCCCCTTCATGCCCAAATGGTGACAGATCCCCGGAGTTTGAAGGTTGTTGCGGAAGCTTTGATGTCACCGATTAAAGTTAACACATCAAATGAAACGACGGAGCAAAAAATAAAAATTGTAGGTGCCGATTAATGCTAGAAGTAGGGTACGCGAGTTCCCTACCCTACTAGGTAATAGAATTTTTTTAAATCGGTATGACTTATGAGCAGTGCGAACGACCGGAACCCAGTCTTATTAGTTCATGGAATCTTCAGACAAGCAGGCGTTTTTAACAGAATGTCTGCTTATTTAAGTAAGCTGGGTTGGTCGGTTTATGCGCTGAATATGACCCTGAGTGATGCAAATCTGGGACTTGATCACCTAGCTGAAGAAGTGGCAGCCTATATTGATAAAACGTTTGGCCCGAAACAGCCAATCGATTTAGTGGGTTTGAGTATGGGAGGTTTGGTGAGCCGGTATTATTTGCAGCGGTTGGGAGGAATTGAGCGAGTGCAGCGCTTTGTTACGATTTCTACTCCCCATAACGGCACATCAATGGCTTACCTTTTACCTCAACCGACTTGCATTCAAATGCGTCCTGGCAGTGCTTTTATTGACGCTTTGAATGAGGATGCGGCGATGTTGGAACGGGTAACTTTTACTTCGATTTGGACGCCTTGGGATTTTATTATTTTGCCGGCACACAGTTCGAGAATGCCGGTGGGCAAAGAAGTGAAAGTGCAGGTATTTGCCCACGCCGGCATGGTGATTAGTGTTAAAAGTTTACAGGCGGTTGCTGAGGCTTTAAAAGAGCCGGTTAAACCGCATCACCAACTTGTGCGTATTCCTGAACCCCAAAAATTGCCTCTGGATGGCAATAATATTTAAATTCCAGCAAATTATGAAACGGATCTTCTAAAAAGAAGGTGCGATGTTCTGTGGGTAAGCCAGTAAACCGGCGCTTTGGCTGCTCTCTAAAGAGTAGCTGTTTTTGTTGCGCTCGCTCTAGCAAGGCTTCCCAGTCGGCTTCTGCGGTGAAAACCAGCCCAAAATGGCGCGGGTAAATCGTTCTTTGGGGCGTTAGAGGTTCGCGGGTGACGTGGGCGACAATTTGATGGCCGCAAAGATTGAGAATGATAGAATTCGGGGATTCTCGCCCAATTTCGCACCCCAAGCCATTGCCGTAAAATTCTTTTGTTTGGGCAATATCGGTGACGGGAAAGGCAAGATGAAATAAAACTTGGTTCATAATTTGGGTATTGTCAGAGGTTAGTTAAATGTTATCTACAGTTTATTCTCTGAATCCTTGGTTGGTTGCAGTTGCATTGAATACGGTTCTGCTGACGATCGCCTATTTTGCGCCGAAGAAGTTACTCACACCGGCAGGGTTGTTGCACGCCTGGGTGTTGGGGGTGATCATTTGGGGGACATTGGGGTGGCGAGGCTATGCGGTGGTGATGTTCTACTTTCTAGTCGGTTCTGCGGTTACGCGCATTGGCATGGCAGAGAAAGAGGCTGCCGGTATAGCTGAGAAGCGATCGGGTGCCAGAGGGCCAGAAAATGTTTGGGGTTCGGCGCTTACCGGCACTCTCTGCGCCTTGGCAACTCTTCTGCCGGTTTCCGTCCCTTCTTCTATTCCTCTCGTCTCACTTTTGCTCTTAGGCTATGTAGCGAGTTTTAGCACAAAGTTATCGGATACGAGTGCAAGTGAGGTTGGCAAAGTATATGGAAAGCGGACGTTTTTGATTACGACGTTGCAGCCGGTGGAACGAGGGACAGAAGGCGCAGTAAGTTTGGAAGGAACGCTTGCCGGCATCGTGGCATCGGCGCTGATCGCCTTGGTTGCTTGGGGCGTTGGGATGATTAATTTCACAGGGGTTATCTTGTGTGTAATTGCAGCGTTTATTGCAACCAATTTAGAAAGTGTGATTGGGGCAACGTTGCAATCAAAGTTTGATTGGCTGACGAATGAAGTGGTGAATATTATTAATACGTTGATTGGTGCCGGTGTGGCGATTTTGCTAGCTTTGGCATGGAATTATTGGCTGCCGGTGTTCGTTTAGGAATTGAAGTGTCGGTTACGATTTATGATGAACCCGACACTGCGTCGAGAAGCTGAACTTTATATTAGCCGGCAATCCCAAGCTGTTGGTTATAAAAGCTTAGTTCCAACTAACTTGCAAGAAGTATCAGACTTAGTTGTTGCTAACCTCTTTTGGTACTTGAAATTACAAGATGAATCAGAGGAAACAGTGCCGGCGTAAAACTAAAAAAATCACGAATGCCGGCTTTTGTGTGGGGTGAACATCTTGCCACCCCATCTCAAATTACACCCCCATGTAACGCCGGATAAAACGCTCTAAAGACTCCATCTTCATATCAAACATTGACTCCAGCCGCGCAATTTCTTCCGGTT
This DNA window, taken from Microcoleus sp. FACHB-68, encodes the following:
- a CDS encoding NAD(P)/FAD-dependent oxidoreductase, whose product is MSQSPSQICILGGGFGGLYTALYLSRYRWQTRPQITLVERRDHFLFTPLLYELVTGELQTWQIAPRFAKLLAGTDIHYEQGTVESVDLDMRQVMLSGGKVLSYDRLVIGIGKETLLDVVPGAAGNALPFRSLADVNRLKEQLRLLESSDLSQIRVAVVGAGPNGVELACKIADRLKERGRLLLINRGDKILKYFADSSRKAALKALKRRGVQLELSTTVESVEPNFITLVHQDQQRTYPVDLVLWTIGTRVGDWVPNITNVQNKQGELLVLPTLQLIEHPEVFALGDIAASNDSEHWAPATAQAAFQQAKIAARNIRSSLTGRTLLAFRYWHIGEMITLGINASAVSSFGINLSGPVAGVIRQWVYLLRMPTFRHRFQVARDWLSRLFWGVIKKLVNAR
- a CDS encoding DoxX family protein, which translates into the protein MQKYVPLLARILLSIIFIKAGIDKLFDPGSTVQQMASKGIPLPGVLIIPTIILLIAGGLSVLLGFKARYGALGLIGFLIPTTLIFHTNFAEPMQQIQFLKNLGLMGGLLMVVAFGSGALSLDERTGSPGISSPSERF
- a CDS encoding alpha/beta fold hydrolase, with the translated sequence MNSSNTRNPVLLIHGIWDTSALFNTMTAYLTKLGWPVYSLDLIPNNCDIGLDELARQVADYAANIFEPAQPFDLIGFSMGGIVSRYYVQRLGGINRVQRFITISSPHQGTWLAHSSRRPGYLQMCPRSEFLRDLDRDVKMLDQVNFTSIWTPFDLMIVPAHSSKMPVGKEVVVPVPLHAQMVTDPRSLKVVAEALMSPIKVNTSNETTEQKIKIVGAD
- a CDS encoding triacylglycerol lipase yields the protein MSSANDRNPVLLVHGIFRQAGVFNRMSAYLSKLGWSVYALNMTLSDANLGLDHLAEEVAAYIDKTFGPKQPIDLVGLSMGGLVSRYYLQRLGGIERVQRFVTISTPHNGTSMAYLLPQPTCIQMRPGSAFIDALNEDAAMLERVTFTSIWTPWDFIILPAHSSRMPVGKEVKVQVFAHAGMVISVKSLQAVAEALKEPVKPHHQLVRIPEPQKLPLDGNNI
- a CDS encoding VOC family protein; the encoded protein is MNQVLFHLAFPVTDIAQTKEFYGNGLGCEIGRESPNSIILNLCGHQIVAHVTREPLTPQRTIYPRHFGLVFTAEADWEALLERAQQKQLLFREQPKRRFTGLPTEHRTFFLEDPFHNLLEFKYYCHPEAIFGVQEYAQVGDAV
- a CDS encoding TIGR00297 family protein; this translates as MLSTVYSLNPWLVAVALNTVLLTIAYFAPKKLLTPAGLLHAWVLGVIIWGTLGWRGYAVVMFYFLVGSAVTRIGMAEKEAAGIAEKRSGARGPENVWGSALTGTLCALATLLPVSVPSSIPLVSLLLLGYVASFSTKLSDTSASEVGKVYGKRTFLITTLQPVERGTEGAVSLEGTLAGIVASALIALVAWGVGMINFTGVILCVIAAFIATNLESVIGATLQSKFDWLTNEVVNIINTLIGAGVAILLALAWNYWLPVFV